One genomic window of Thermococcus indicus includes the following:
- a CDS encoding molybdopterin-dependent oxidoreductase: protein MRKDVFAFLIIILLIGGTYLLARDDGNTATVEAPKELGVIQVTGLVERPYNITYDELSKLPSREVEAPLYCVGEPGKVRKNGTWKGVPLRTVIELAKPKSRAYKVALYASDGFTTDLYLDAVREDEDIIIAYEFNGEPITPRIVAPGRWGYKWIKYLTGIELVSYDFTGTWESAGYPDDAYIPDELSPGR, encoded by the coding sequence ATGAGAAAAGATGTTTTCGCATTTCTTATAATCATTCTCCTCATCGGCGGGACGTACCTACTGGCAAGAGACGATGGGAACACAGCAACGGTTGAGGCTCCAAAGGAGCTCGGCGTCATCCAGGTCACGGGGCTCGTTGAAAGGCCCTACAACATCACCTACGACGAGCTCTCGAAGCTCCCATCGAGGGAGGTTGAGGCGCCCCTCTACTGCGTCGGCGAACCGGGAAAGGTCAGGAAGAATGGAACGTGGAAGGGCGTTCCGTTGAGGACAGTCATTGAACTGGCAAAGCCCAAGAGCAGGGCATACAAGGTGGCCCTCTACGCCAGCGACGGTTTTACGACGGACCTCTACCTCGACGCGGTAAGGGAGGACGAAGACATAATCATAGCCTATGAGTTTAACGGCGAGCCGATAACTCCGAGAATAGTCGCTCCGGGCAGGTGGGGCTACAAGTGGATAAAGTACCTGACGGGAATCGAGCTCGTGAGCTACGACTTTACAGGCACGTGGGAGAGCGCCGGCTATCCTGACGACGCTTACATCCCCGATGAGCTATCCCCGGGCAGGTGA
- a CDS encoding GNAT family N-acetyltransferase: MRIERVDEPLALKGELVHFVFRVYRGTNGAYPALEWVENKPSTDDFDGFKRVYEPFLEFRLGKEFDELYVLRDSDGRVMGTVALVYNLEGKDVWWVPEEIRRERTGLIEFFMVDPSYKGRGYGSKLLEFAIERLQELGKEAYVITFPELEAYSYYMRKGFVKVMDYKEFVVLKKV, translated from the coding sequence ATGAGGATTGAGAGGGTGGATGAGCCACTGGCACTTAAGGGGGAGCTGGTTCACTTCGTCTTCAGGGTTTACCGGGGCACGAACGGAGCGTATCCCGCGCTGGAGTGGGTGGAGAACAAGCCATCAACGGATGATTTCGATGGCTTTAAGCGCGTTTACGAACCGTTCCTTGAGTTCCGCCTTGGGAAGGAGTTCGACGAGCTCTACGTCCTGCGCGATAGTGACGGGAGGGTAATGGGCACCGTGGCCCTGGTTTACAACCTCGAAGGCAAGGACGTCTGGTGGGTGCCGGAGGAGATAAGGAGGGAGAGAACCGGACTAATCGAGTTCTTCATGGTGGATCCGTCATACAAAGGCAGGGGGTATGGATCAAAGCTCTTGGAGTTCGCCATAGAGAGACTTCAGGAGCTCGGCAAGGAAGCGTACGTGATAACCTTCCCGGAGCTCGAGGCTTATTCATATTATATGAGAAAGGGCTTCGTCAAGGTGATGGACTATAAGGAGTTCGTGGTGCTGAAAAAGGTGTAA
- a CDS encoding ferritin family protein — MNELQALALALEVEKAELKFYIRLAKKADDERARRMFLFLANEEAGHWELFEEKFVEKLIEECELPAVDRAALESLLVEADEKKLSEVDAVKIGMEQEKKTWEFYERAAREAKHEDVKRVFEELAKVEKGHYELLKAQYDSVMKTGIWMDYQDFSLEVD; from the coding sequence ATGAATGAACTCCAGGCTTTGGCCCTTGCCCTTGAAGTCGAGAAAGCCGAGTTGAAGTTCTACATAAGGCTGGCGAAAAAGGCCGACGACGAACGGGCTAGGAGAATGTTTCTGTTTCTGGCAAACGAGGAAGCGGGCCACTGGGAGCTGTTCGAGGAAAAGTTCGTCGAGAAGCTCATAGAGGAGTGCGAGCTCCCCGCGGTTGACAGGGCCGCCCTTGAGAGCCTCCTGGTGGAGGCCGACGAAAAGAAGCTGAGCGAGGTGGACGCGGTAAAGATAGGGATGGAGCAGGAAAAGAAGACCTGGGAGTTCTACGAGAGGGCCGCGAGGGAGGCGAAGCACGAGGACGTCAAGCGCGTGTTTGAGGAGCTGGCAAAGGTCGAGAAGGGTCACTACGAGCTTCTGAAGGCCCAGTACGACTCGGTGATGAAGACCGGCATCTGGATGGACTACCAGGACTTCAGCCTCGAGGTGGACTAA
- a CDS encoding Fur family transcriptional regulator → MWKEKALKRLKEHNYKLTPQRLKLVEILDRIGSEHPSLKDILSEIKGEFPTMSFSTLYSNVLTLKELGLIELFSLDGETRVELNTEPHINLISGGKVIDFNDPEIIERIREKTGRRVKLVNVLLE, encoded by the coding sequence ATGTGGAAAGAGAAGGCTCTTAAAAGACTCAAAGAGCATAACTACAAGCTCACACCCCAGAGGCTCAAACTGGTGGAGATACTCGATAGAATCGGAAGCGAACATCCCTCACTCAAGGATATCCTCAGCGAGATCAAAGGGGAATTCCCAACAATGAGCTTCTCCACACTGTATTCCAACGTCCTAACTCTGAAAGAGCTGGGTCTCATTGAATTATTCTCCCTGGACGGAGAGACTAGGGTGGAGCTCAACACAGAGCCGCACATTAACCTGATAAGTGGGGGCAAAGTTATCGACTTCAACGACCCGGAGATAATAGAAAGAATCAGGGAGAAAACGGGCAGAAGGGTCAAGCTCGTCAACGTTTTGCTGGAATGA
- the dps gene encoding DNA protection during starvation protein, translated as MSEHNRRLVEKAGIDVEKLLDMLLKAAAAEFTTYYYYTVLRNHAAGMEGETIKEIIEDARLEDRNHFEALVPRIYELGGELPRDIVDFSKMAWCRDAYLPEEPTVENILKVLLEAERCAVGVYTEICKYTFGKDPRTYDLALAILHEEIEHEAWFEELLTGKPSGHFRRTKPGESPFVSKFLR; from the coding sequence ATGTCTGAACACAACCGAAGGCTCGTTGAGAAGGCCGGGATAGATGTGGAAAAGCTTTTGGATATGCTGCTTAAAGCTGCAGCCGCGGAGTTTACGACCTATTACTACTACACGGTTCTGAGAAACCATGCGGCAGGTATGGAGGGGGAGACGATAAAGGAAATAATCGAGGACGCCCGTCTTGAAGATAGGAACCACTTCGAGGCCCTTGTTCCGAGGATATACGAGCTTGGCGGTGAGCTCCCGAGGGACATCGTTGACTTCTCCAAGATGGCCTGGTGCCGCGACGCTTACCTTCCGGAGGAACCGACCGTTGAGAACATCCTCAAGGTTCTCCTTGAGGCGGAGCGCTGTGCGGTCGGCGTTTACACCGAGATATGCAAGTACACCTTTGGAAAGGACCCGAGGACGTACGATTTAGCTCTGGCGATACTCCACGAGGAGATCGAGCACGAGGCATGGTTCGAGGAGCTCCTCACCGGCAAGCCGAGCGGGCACTTCAGGAGAACCAAGCCCGGGGAGAGCCCCTTCGTTTCGAAGTTCCTGAGGTGA
- a CDS encoding ferritin family protein: MLAEKPYLLGREKPLSKREIAQALRWAIEAELDAISFYEQLAELIEDERIKHIFHDVANEEKEHVGEFLAALLEVDEELVKYMKEGFEEVEEETGIKVEL, encoded by the coding sequence ATGCTAGCCGAAAAACCCTACCTTCTCGGCAGGGAGAAGCCCCTCTCAAAGAGGGAAATAGCCCAGGCCCTACGCTGGGCCATAGAAGCCGAGCTCGACGCCATAAGCTTCTACGAGCAGCTGGCCGAGCTTATTGAAGATGAAAGGATAAAGCATATCTTCCACGACGTTGCCAATGAGGAGAAGGAGCACGTCGGGGAGTTCCTGGCGGCGCTCCTTGAAGTCGATGAGGAGCTCGTGAAGTACATGAAGGAAGGCTTTGAGGAGGTTGAGGAAGAAACAGGCATAAAGGTCGAACTGTGA
- a CDS encoding ferritin family protein, with protein MHMVEPLVKRAYETEKKAAASYTDGLGLIRGQGLRYTKVEDVVGRIAVDTIIHKHLMKAILEAQKELEKLAGEGPIEEVKEVELVPEQKALVKRFAEMHLEIEKDMIETYQKMAEKMTHPLFKGLAEALVENEKEHHRILAELIAKYRE; from the coding sequence ATGCACATGGTTGAACCACTAGTTAAGAGGGCCTACGAGACCGAAAAGAAGGCCGCCGCAAGCTACACGGACGGTCTCGGCCTCATAAGGGGACAGGGACTGAGGTACACCAAGGTTGAGGACGTTGTCGGCAGGATAGCCGTGGACACGATAATACACAAGCACCTGATGAAGGCCATCCTGGAGGCTCAGAAGGAGTTGGAGAAGCTCGCGGGAGAAGGCCCCATAGAGGAGGTCAAGGAGGTCGAACTTGTACCGGAGCAGAAGGCCCTGGTCAAGCGCTTTGCCGAGATGCATCTGGAGATTGAAAAGGACATGATAGAGACCTACCAGAAGATGGCCGAGAAGATGACACACCCGCTGTTTAAAGGCCTCGCCGAGGCCCTTGTCGAGAACGAGAAGGAACACCACAGAATTCTGGCGGAGCTAATAGCAAAGTACAGGGAGTGA
- a CDS encoding ferritin family protein, with the protein MVQELEEGLPLEKVKEFSLEELLGMAIKAEIGARKFYESLAERIEIPALKEKITWLAGEEGKHEALLRKMYGSMFPGKEVLYPEEHIGPELQPVARELHSAQDIIELIRWAMRAEEIAAQFYEEIEKIVETEDRKRLMRYLSDMEKGHYYTLRAEYELLLDWEMYSQMMHVGP; encoded by the coding sequence ATGGTTCAGGAACTTGAGGAGGGGCTTCCCCTCGAAAAGGTTAAGGAGTTCTCCCTTGAGGAGCTCCTCGGAATGGCCATAAAGGCCGAGATCGGGGCCCGGAAGTTCTATGAGAGCCTCGCTGAGAGGATAGAGATACCCGCCCTGAAGGAAAAGATAACATGGCTCGCGGGAGAGGAAGGCAAGCACGAAGCGCTCCTGAGAAAGATGTACGGGTCTATGTTCCCGGGAAAAGAGGTTCTCTACCCCGAGGAGCACATAGGGCCCGAACTTCAGCCCGTTGCAAGGGAGCTCCACAGTGCTCAGGACATCATAGAACTCATCCGCTGGGCTATGCGTGCCGAGGAGATAGCCGCCCAATTCTATGAAGAGATCGAAAAAATTGTAGAGACAGAGGACAGAAAAAGACTCATGCGCTACCTCAGCGACATGGAGAAGGGCCACTACTACACTCTACGCGCCGAATACGAGCTCCTCCTCGACTGGGAGATGTACAGCCAGATGATGCACGTTGGACCGTAG
- a CDS encoding iron-sulfur cluster assembly protein has translation MGLFGLFKAKKKPKRGPREDLPPEVSRVVRILEKVHDPETGLNIVEEGLLYGLTVKGDEVEVFLLMARSTPECHFCQVLAINVQNRILGEIMDALKAEGFNRIRIYNEIGLLLAEG, from the coding sequence TTGGGACTCTTTGGACTTTTCAAAGCAAAGAAGAAGCCCAAAAGGGGCCCCAGGGAGGACCTGCCCCCCGAAGTCTCCAGGGTAGTCAGGATTCTGGAAAAAGTCCACGACCCCGAAACCGGGCTCAATATCGTCGAAGAGGGGCTCCTCTATGGGCTGACCGTGAAAGGGGACGAGGTCGAGGTTTTTCTTTTGATGGCCAGGTCAACGCCGGAGTGTCACTTCTGCCAGGTACTGGCCATAAACGTCCAGAACAGAATACTGGGAGAGATAATGGACGCCCTGAAAGCGGAAGGGTTTAATAGAATAAGAATCTACAACGAAATTGGACTGTTGCTTGCGGAGGGGTGA
- a CDS encoding iron-sulfur cluster assembly protein, with translation MKVYMPGREWPEHYRAVLDELAKITDPVTGGDILDSGVVAGLEVTEDTLKVWLNFESHAEYNITGASAIAYSKIIGDIIERFALVKFQNVYVYDLKNNPVGVFENKKGYTIEDISTEKA, from the coding sequence ATGAAGGTTTATATGCCCGGCAGGGAGTGGCCAGAACACTACAGGGCTGTTCTCGATGAACTCGCAAAGATAACCGACCCCGTCACGGGTGGAGACATACTCGACTCGGGTGTTGTGGCTGGTCTGGAGGTTACTGAGGATACTCTCAAGGTCTGGCTCAACTTCGAGAGCCACGCCGAGTACAACATAACCGGAGCGAGTGCGATAGCGTACTCCAAGATAATAGGCGACATAATAGAGCGCTTTGCCCTGGTGAAGTTCCAGAACGTCTACGTCTACGACCTCAAGAACAACCCCGTCGGAGTTTTTGAGAACAAGAAGGGGTATACAATTGAGGATATAAGCACGGAGAAGGCCTGA
- a CDS encoding class II SORL domain-containing protein — MLSGTIKSGDWKGEKHVPVIEYEKDGDLVKVEVSVGKEIPHPNTPEHHIAWIELYFHPEGENFPVLVGRVAFTNHGDPLTEPKAVFFFRTQKKGKLYALSYCNIHGLWENEVTLE; from the coding sequence ATGCTTAGCGGAACCATAAAGAGTGGAGACTGGAAGGGGGAGAAGCACGTCCCCGTTATAGAGTACGAGAAGGACGGCGACCTCGTCAAGGTCGAGGTCAGCGTCGGCAAGGAGATACCGCACCCGAACACCCCCGAGCACCACATCGCCTGGATTGAGCTCTACTTCCACCCGGAGGGAGAGAACTTCCCGGTTCTCGTCGGCAGGGTTGCCTTCACCAACCACGGCGACCCGCTGACCGAGCCGAAGGCGGTCTTCTTCTTCAGGACCCAGAAGAAGGGCAAGCTCTATGCCCTCAGCTACTGCAACATCCACGGCCTCTGGGAGAACGAGGTCACGCTTGAGTGA
- the rd gene encoding rubredoxin — MAKWKCIVCGYIYDEDEGDEDAGIAPGTKFEDLPEDWVCPLCGAPKDMFEKIE, encoded by the coding sequence ATGGCGAAGTGGAAGTGTATAGTTTGTGGCTACATCTACGATGAGGATGAAGGTGACGAGGACGCCGGGATAGCCCCTGGAACAAAGTTTGAGGACCTTCCCGAGGACTGGGTCTGCCCGCTCTGCGGTGCACCAAAGGATATGTTTGAAAAGATCGAGTGA
- a CDS encoding rubrerythrin family protein — protein MAVERKMTRKFLEDAFAGESMAHMKYLIFAEKAEKEGFPGIAKLFRAIAYAEFVHAKNHFIALGHLGKTPENLQAGIDGETYEVEEMYPVFKNAAEFQGEKDAVRTTHYALEAEKIHAELYKKAKELAENGKDIEIKKVYICPVCGYTAVDEAPEYCPVCGAPRDKFVVFE, from the coding sequence ATGGCAGTGGAAAGAAAAATGACCCGGAAGTTTCTGGAGGATGCCTTCGCCGGAGAAAGCATGGCCCACATGAAGTACCTGATTTTTGCCGAGAAGGCCGAAAAGGAGGGTTTTCCCGGAATAGCGAAGCTTTTCAGGGCCATAGCTTATGCGGAATTCGTCCACGCGAAGAACCACTTCATAGCGCTCGGACACCTCGGGAAGACCCCCGAGAACCTGCAGGCTGGCATAGACGGCGAGACCTACGAGGTCGAGGAGATGTACCCGGTCTTCAAGAACGCCGCGGAGTTCCAGGGCGAGAAGGACGCGGTTAGGACGACCCACTACGCCCTGGAGGCGGAGAAGATACATGCAGAACTTTACAAGAAAGCTAAGGAGCTCGCCGAAAACGGGAAAGACATCGAGATAAAGAAGGTCTATATCTGCCCGGTATGTGGATACACCGCCGTCGATGAAGCCCCCGAGTACTGCCCGGTCTGCGGTGCCCCCAGGGACAAGTTCGTGGTCTTTGAATGA
- a CDS encoding NAD(P)/FAD-dependent oxidoreductase has product MRLVIVGNGPGGVELAKDLSEEFEVTIVEKENLPHYSKPMLSHYIAGFLPEERLFPYSLDWYEKKGITLLLGAEAKLVDRLRRVLVTSAGEVPYDVLVIATGARAREPSIPGREHILTLRTLSDARLIKERLEKEGEITILGGGFIALELAGNLAKAGYTVRLVHRRKTLLGLDDELSGRIKEALEGAGVEFHLETNALGADGEGLKTDRGYIKGRLKVCAFGIVPNKELAVRSGIHAGRGILVDDHLRTSARDVYAIGDCAELGGVIGGTAKTAVEQAKVLARILAGKEANYVPFRSAFFKFADFGVAIIGRTKGQAQWLDEDTRVFYDGGKVSGAVVLGDMKKAFRLEKAIKEGLPID; this is encoded by the coding sequence ATGAGACTCGTCATAGTCGGTAACGGGCCCGGTGGCGTTGAGCTCGCCAAGGACCTGAGCGAGGAGTTCGAGGTAACGATAGTCGAGAAGGAAAACCTGCCCCACTACTCAAAACCCATGCTGAGCCACTACATAGCGGGCTTTCTGCCGGAGGAAAGGCTCTTTCCCTATTCCCTGGACTGGTACGAGAAGAAAGGGATAACCCTGCTCCTCGGAGCTGAGGCAAAGCTGGTTGACAGACTGCGAAGGGTTCTCGTGACGAGTGCCGGGGAGGTGCCCTACGACGTTCTCGTGATCGCGACGGGGGCCAGGGCAAGGGAGCCCTCGATTCCTGGAAGGGAGCACATCCTAACGCTCAGAACCCTCAGCGATGCAAGGCTGATAAAAGAGCGCCTTGAGAAAGAGGGAGAAATAACGATCCTCGGCGGAGGTTTCATAGCCCTCGAACTGGCGGGAAACCTTGCCAAGGCAGGATACACAGTCAGGCTTGTTCACAGAAGGAAAACCCTGCTCGGCCTTGACGATGAGCTCAGCGGACGCATAAAGGAAGCGCTCGAAGGTGCTGGAGTTGAGTTCCATCTGGAAACGAACGCCCTGGGAGCCGACGGGGAGGGTCTTAAGACGGACAGGGGCTACATCAAGGGCAGACTGAAGGTCTGCGCCTTCGGGATAGTACCTAACAAGGAGCTGGCCGTGAGGAGTGGCATCCATGCCGGCAGGGGAATACTGGTCGATGACCACCTCAGAACATCGGCCAGGGACGTCTACGCCATAGGGGACTGCGCTGAACTGGGAGGAGTCATCGGGGGAACCGCCAAAACGGCAGTGGAGCAGGCGAAGGTTCTCGCAAGAATACTGGCCGGGAAGGAGGCCAATTACGTCCCATTCAGGTCTGCATTCTTCAAGTTCGCCGACTTCGGTGTGGCGATTATCGGAAGGACCAAGGGCCAGGCGCAATGGCTCGATGAGGACACCAGGGTCTTCTACGATGGCGGCAAAGTCAGCGGCGCCGTTGTACTGGGTGACATGAAGAAAGCGTTCAGGCTCGAAAAAGCCATTAAAGAGGGACTGCCTATTGACTGA
- a CDS encoding FprA family A-type flavoprotein, producing the protein MPKIWVEKILDEPELYILRIDDDRIRYFEATWDIPEGITYNAYLMKTGDAVVLFDAWKKDYTEEFLETLKKLVDPKEITHIIIHHTEPDHSGAIPAILEANGYRAKLIGTNFAKRFLEGFYGEKAVENFHIIKDGEEIQIGGRTFRFITVPWLHWPDTMITYIVEDRLLFGCDAGGGYGIPETIDDSDEEVVKKYLPHVTKYIVTVIGHYHKYIVQNIKKLKSLGIVENAKMILPGHGLIWRKNPARIFEHYERVGAGIPTKDKVLVIYDSMYGFVERRMEIVIDELKKHGKKPVVYKFTDKEAPAVSDILGEVPDSEAIIIGASTYEAEIHPRIRYTLYEMLDKANYEKPVLIVGAFGWAGVAGKKIETLITRSKFDLVDVVESRGMPRPDDEERLREGVRKLIAWLS; encoded by the coding sequence ATGCCCAAGATATGGGTCGAAAAGATACTCGACGAACCCGAACTCTACATTCTGAGGATTGACGACGACAGGATAAGGTACTTTGAAGCAACGTGGGACATCCCAGAGGGGATAACCTACAACGCTTACCTCATGAAGACCGGCGATGCGGTTGTTCTCTTTGACGCTTGGAAGAAGGACTACACAGAGGAGTTCCTTGAGACCCTGAAGAAGCTCGTTGACCCGAAGGAGATAACTCACATTATAATCCACCACACGGAGCCCGACCACAGCGGGGCGATTCCAGCGATCCTTGAGGCCAATGGTTATCGGGCAAAGCTCATAGGCACTAACTTTGCCAAGCGCTTCTTAGAAGGCTTCTACGGCGAGAAAGCTGTCGAGAACTTCCACATCATCAAGGACGGCGAGGAGATTCAAATCGGCGGAAGGACTTTCCGCTTCATAACCGTCCCCTGGCTCCACTGGCCGGACACTATGATTACCTATATCGTCGAGGACAGGCTTTTGTTTGGCTGTGACGCCGGCGGCGGCTACGGGATTCCGGAGACTATAGACGACAGCGACGAGGAGGTCGTTAAAAAGTACCTCCCCCACGTGACGAAGTACATCGTTACGGTCATCGGGCACTATCACAAGTACATCGTCCAGAACATCAAGAAGCTCAAGAGCCTCGGCATAGTTGAGAATGCAAAAATGATACTCCCCGGGCATGGGCTTATCTGGAGGAAGAACCCGGCCAGGATATTCGAGCACTACGAGAGAGTTGGGGCCGGAATTCCAACGAAGGACAAGGTTCTGGTTATATACGATTCGATGTACGGCTTCGTCGAGAGGAGGATGGAGATCGTCATAGACGAGCTCAAAAAGCACGGAAAGAAGCCCGTCGTCTACAAGTTCACTGACAAAGAAGCTCCGGCGGTGAGCGACATACTCGGCGAAGTCCCTGACAGCGAGGCGATAATCATCGGTGCCTCGACCTACGAGGCGGAGATACATCCGAGGATACGCTACACCCTCTACGAGATGCTGGACAAGGCCAACTATGAAAAACCGGTTCTCATTGTTGGAGCCTTTGGATGGGCCGGCGTCGCTGGCAAGAAGATAGAGACCCTCATAACGAGGAGCAAGTTTGACCTCGTTGATGTAGTTGAGAGCCGCGGCATGCCGAGGCCGGACGACGAGGAACGCCTTAGAGAGGGCGTCAGAAAACTAATAGCGTGGCTTTCTTAA
- a CDS encoding peroxiredoxin: MKIGEEAPDFVLKDQNGEDFRLSDFRGKKVLLSFHPLAWTGICEKQMKALEENHERFEGLNVVPVGISVDPVPSKKAWAEHIGLKKLRILSDFWPHGGVAKLYGLFCEKEGFSERANVLIDEEGKVAFFKVYPIREVPDLEEIFKLLEGG; this comes from the coding sequence ATGAAGATTGGGGAAGAAGCCCCGGATTTCGTTCTGAAGGATCAGAACGGAGAGGATTTCAGACTGAGCGATTTCAGAGGGAAGAAGGTTCTGCTGTCCTTCCACCCGCTGGCGTGGACCGGGATATGCGAGAAGCAGATGAAAGCCCTGGAAGAGAACCACGAACGCTTTGAGGGCCTGAACGTCGTTCCCGTTGGGATAAGCGTTGACCCCGTGCCGAGCAAGAAGGCCTGGGCCGAGCACATCGGCCTCAAGAAACTTAGAATCCTGAGCGATTTCTGGCCGCACGGAGGGGTTGCGAAGCTCTACGGCCTGTTCTGCGAAAAGGAGGGCTTTTCGGAGAGGGCAAACGTCCTCATAGACGAAGAAGGAAAAGTTGCGTTCTTCAAGGTCTATCCGATAAGGGAAGTGCCCGACCTGGAGGAGATATTCAAGCTTTTGGAGGGAGGGTGA
- a CDS encoding thiamine pyrophosphate-dependent enzyme, protein MNLPTGREAFEPRRPGSEDVAWCPGCGNFGIRNILISALAELGLRPSEVAIISGIGQAAKMPHYINANGYHTLHGRAIPIATGVKAANPELTVIAEGGDGDMYAEGGNHLLHAIRRNPNITVLIHDNQIYGLTKGQASPTTMIGMKTPTQPWGVFEEPFNPVALAIAMNASFVARTFMGYFKESVEIIKKAIRHRGLAIVDILHPCVSFNKVNTYAWYREHTYWMEDHDPHDREAAFKRAIETDPLPLGIFYINEKPTFEESVPAYRVDKRPLWKREPRLDLVEKFFESKRL, encoded by the coding sequence ATGAATCTGCCCACCGGCAGGGAGGCCTTTGAGCCCAGAAGGCCGGGAAGCGAGGACGTCGCCTGGTGCCCCGGCTGTGGAAACTTCGGTATAAGGAATATTCTCATCTCTGCCCTGGCAGAACTCGGACTAAGGCCGAGTGAAGTGGCGATAATTAGCGGAATAGGCCAGGCCGCGAAGATGCCCCACTACATCAATGCCAACGGCTACCACACGCTCCACGGCAGGGCGATACCTATAGCTACCGGCGTGAAGGCGGCAAACCCCGAGCTGACGGTCATAGCCGAGGGTGGAGACGGCGACATGTATGCCGAAGGCGGCAACCACCTGCTCCACGCCATAAGGCGCAACCCCAACATAACCGTCCTCATCCACGACAACCAGATATACGGCCTCACAAAGGGACAGGCGTCACCGACGACGATGATTGGAATGAAAACTCCGACCCAGCCGTGGGGAGTCTTTGAGGAGCCCTTCAACCCTGTGGCACTGGCCATAGCCATGAACGCCTCCTTTGTCGCCAGAACCTTCATGGGCTACTTCAAGGAGAGCGTCGAGATAATCAAGAAGGCAATCCGGCACAGGGGCCTGGCAATAGTCGACATCCTCCACCCGTGCGTCAGCTTCAACAAGGTGAACACCTACGCATGGTACAGGGAGCACACCTACTGGATGGAGGATCACGACCCGCACGATAGGGAAGCGGCATTTAAGCGGGCGATAGAGACAGACCCATTACCCTTAGGAATCTTCTACATCAACGAGAAACCGACCTTTGAGGAGAGCGTTCCTGCTTACCGGGTGGATAAACGACCTCTGTGGAAACGCGAGCCGAGACTGGACCTCGTTGAGAAGTTCTTCGAGAGTAAGAGGCTCTGA